A region of the Cyanobium usitatum str. Tous genome:
CCGGAGGTGGAGGTTCAGCTGCCGCCGGTATGGGTCAACTCTCACCATGCGCTGCTGCTGCAGGCCGCCGTGGAAGCCGATGAACCCGCCCTGGCGGCGCCCCTGCGCACGGCGATCTTTCGGTCCTTCTGGCGCGATCAACGCAACATCGCCAACGCCCAAGAGCTCCACCACTGCCAGCAGCAGGCCGAGGTTGAGCCAGATCCGGAGCGGTTTCTCGACCCGGAGGCCTTGGCTCGGCTCACCACTTGGTGGCGACAGGAGCTAGACCGCGTTCCCTGCATGCTCGCCCCCACCGGTGCGCGCCACCTGGGGCTGCAGGACCGGGCGGCCGTTGAGGCGTTTGTGC
Encoded here:
- a CDS encoding DsbA family protein, yielding MPAQPHELPPELQSSRIVVISDFNCPYCFTLNEWLNQLGVAERVYWAGVEHKSHLPLEFSTTNQPDDYTTLLKEVADVQRRAPEVEVQLPPVWVNSHHALLLQAAVEADEPALAAPLRTAIFRSFWRDQRNIANAQELHHCQQQAEVEPDPERFLDPEALARLTTWWRQELDRVPCMLAPTGARHLGLQDRAAVEAFVLGALHDPPAGPACR